In a single window of the Cucumis melo cultivar AY chromosome 11, USDA_Cmelo_AY_1.0, whole genome shotgun sequence genome:
- the LOC103498347 gene encoding cellulose synthase-like protein D3 has translation MASKSFKPIRSNLSTASDASEAQKPPLPPTVTFGRRTSSGRYISYSRDDLDSELGSGDFMNYTVHIPPTPDNQPMDPSISQKVEEQYVSNSLFTGGFNSVTRAHLMDKVIESEAIHPQMAGTKGSRCAIPGCDAKVMSDERGNDILPCECDFKICRDCYVDAVKTGGGICPGCKEPYKNTDLDEVAVEHGRPLTLPPPATMSKMERRLSLMKSTKSALMRSQTGVGEFDHNRWLFETRGTYGYGNAIWPKDEGFENGNSDEVEPMEFMNKPWRPLTRKLKIPAAVLSPYRLLIAVRMVVLGFFLAWRVSHPNTDAYWLWAMSVVCEIWFAFSWLLDQLPKLCPINRATDLNVLKEKFETPSPSNPTGKSDLPGIDIFVSTADPEKEPPLVTANTILSILAADYPVEKLACYVSDDGGALLTFEAMAEAASFANIWVPFCRKHGIEPRNPESYFSLKRDPFKNKVKSDFVKDRRRVKREYDEFKVRINGLPDSIRRRSDAYHAREEIKAMKVQRQNIGADEPIESVKIPKATWMADGTHWPGTWLQPSSEHSKGDHAGIIQVMLKPPSDEPLHGTVEDEKLLDLSEVDIRLPLLVYVSREKRPGYDHNKKAGAMNALVRASAIMSNGPFILNLDCDHYIYNSQAMREGMCFMMDRGGDRLCYVQFPQRFEGIDPSDRYANHNTVFFDVNMRALDGLQGPVYVGTGCLFRRVALYGFDPPRSKEHQAGFCSCCCGGQRKKHTSVASSPEESRALRMGDSDDEEMNLSLFPKRFGNSTFLIDSIPVAEYQGRPLADHPAIKNGRPPGALTIPRDLLDASTVAEAISVISCWYEDKTEWGNRVGWIYGSVTEDVVTGYRMHNRGWKSVYCVTKRDAFRGTAPINLTDRLHQVLRWATGSVEIFFSRNNAFLASPKMKVLQRIAYLNVGIYPFTSIFLIVYCFLPALSLFSGQFIVQTLNVTFLTYLLIITLTLCMLAVLEIRWSGIELEEWWRNEQFWLIGGTSAHLAAVLQGLLKVVAGIEISFTLTSKSAGDDVDDEFADLYIVKWTSLMIPPITIMITNLIAIAVGFSRTIYSVIPQWSRLIGGVFFSFWVLAHLYPFAKGLMGRRGRTPTIVFVWSGLIAITISLLWVAISPPAGTNQIGGSFTFP, from the exons ATGGCATCGAAGTCGTTCAAACCGATCCGATCGAATTTGTCAACAGCTTCCGATGCATCTGAAGCACAGAAGCCTCCACTTCCACCTACAGTGACATTCGGACGAAGAACATCGTCGGGTCGGTATATTAGCTACTCAAGAGATGATCTTGATAGTGAGCTTGGGAGTGGTGATTTCATGAACTACACTGTACACATTCCTCCAACACCTGATAATCAACCAATGGATCCTTCAATTTCACAGAAGGTCGAAGAGCAATATGTATCGAATTCGCTATTTACCGGGGGGTTTAACAGCGTGACCCGGGCTCATTTGATGGACAAAGTGATTGAATCTGAAGCAATACATCCACAAATGGCTGGTACAAAAGGATCTAGATGTGCTATACCTGGCTGTGATGCAAAGGTTATGAGTGATGAACGTGGAAATGACATTCTCCCATGTGAATGTGATTTCAAGATATGTCGAGATTGTTACGTCGATGCAGTTAAAACTGGAGGTGGAATTTGCCCCGGTTGTAAAGAACCGTATAAGAACACGGATCTAGATGAAGTTGCTGTTGAACATGGAAGACCTCTTACACTTCCTCCACCAGCTACAATGTCAAAAATGGAGAGAAGATTGTCATTGATGAAGTCTACTAAATCTGCATTAATGAGAAGTCAAACTGGGGTTGGAGAATTTGATCACAATAGATGGTTGTTTGAGACTAGGGGAACTTATGGATATGGGAATGCTATATGGCCGAAGGACGAGGGATTCGAAAATGGAAACAGTGACGAAGTTGAGCCTATGGAATTCATGAATAAACCGTGGCGACCCCTTACACGAAAACTGAAAATTCCTGCTGCTGTTTTGAGTCCATATAG GCTTTTGATCGCAGTTCGGATGGTTGTTCTCGGATTCTTCTTGGCTTGGAGAGTGAGTCATCCAAATACTGATGCATATTGGCTTTGGGCTATGTCAGTGGTTTGTGAAATTTGGTTTGCTTTTTCTTGGCTTCTGGATCAACTACCAAAGTtgtgtcctataaatagagctACTGATCTTAATGTGTTGAAGGAGAAATTTGAAACGCCGAGTCCGAGTAATCCTACTGGGAAATCTGATCTCCCAGGCATAGATATCTTTGTATCCACTGCAGATCCTGAAAAAGAACCGCCTCTTGTAACTGCAAACACTATCCTCTCCATTTTAGCAGCTGACTACCCAGTTGAAAAGCTTGCTTGCTATGTTTCTGATGATGGAGGTGCACTTTTAACTTTTGAAGCCATGGCTGAAGCTGCAAGCTTTGCTAATATTTGGGTTCCATTTTGTCGAAAGCATGGCATTGAACCCCGTAATCCTGAGTCATATTTCAGTTTGAAAAGAGATCCATTCAAGAACAAAGTAAAGTCAGATTTTGTCAAGGATCGCAGACGTGTCAAGCGTGAGTATGATGAGTTCAAAGTTCGTATAAATGGACTTCCTGACTCTATTCGCCGTCGCTCGGATGCTTATCATGCAAGAGAGGAAATCAAAGCGATGAAGGTTCAAAGACAGAATATTGGTGCTGATGAACCAATAGAAAGTGTGAAGATCCCTAAAGCAACATGGATGGCTGATGGAACCCACTGGCCAGGGACTTGGTTGCAACCATCATCTGAGCACTCAAAGGGTGACCATGCTGGTATAATCCAG GTGATGTTGAAGCCACCTAGTGATGAACCACTTCACGGAACAGTTGAAGATGAGAAGCTTCTTGACCTTTCTGAGGTTGATATTCGTCTTCCTTTGCTTGTTTATGTTTCTCGAGAGAAACGACCGGGGTATGATCACAACAAGAAGGCTGGAGCCATGAATGCTCTTGTTCGAGCGTCAGCTATCATGTCCAATGGTCCCTTCATTCTCAACCTTGATTGTGACCACTATATCTACAACTCTCAAGCAATGAGAGAAGGAATGTGCTTCATGATGGATCGTGGTGGTGATCGACTTTGCTATGTGCAGTTCCCACAAAGATTTGAGGGGATTGATCCTTCCGATCGATATGCGAATCACAACACTGTGTTCTTTGATGTTAATATGCGAGCTCTTGATGGACTTCAGGGACCAGTTTACGTGGGAACAGGATGCCTGTTTAGGAGGGTTGCCCTTTATGGATTTGATCCACCTCGTTCGAAAGAGCATCAGGCTGGTTTTTGTAGCTGCTGCTGCGGGGGGCAACGAAAGAAGCATACATCAGTTGCAAGCAGCCCTGAAGAGAGCAGAGCTTTGAGAATGGGTGATTCTGATGATGAGGAAATGAATCTGTCTTTGTTCCCTAAAAGATTTGGTAACTCAACATTCCTTATTGATTCAATCCCAGTTGCTGAGTATCAAGGGCGGCCGTTAGCAGATCATCCAGCCATAAAAAACGGACGCCCACCAGGTGCTCTTACAATCCCTCGTGATCTCCTTGATGCTTCAACAGTGGCAGAGGCAATTAGTGTGATTTCTTGTTGGTACGAAGATAAAACTGAATGGGGTAACCGTGTCGGGTGGATTTATGGATCTGTTACCGAAGATGTGGTCACTGGATATAGGATGCATAATAGAGGTTGGAAATCAGTTTACTGTGTAACGAAACGAGATGCTTTCCGTGGCACAGCTCCGATCAACCTCACTGATAGGCTTCATCAAGTGCTTCGATGGGCTACAGGATCGGTCGAAATTTTCTTCTCCCGGAACAATGCCTTCCTTGCTAGTCCAAAAATGAAGGTTTTACAAAGAATAGCATACTTAAACGTTGGAATCTACCCTTTCACTTCAATCTTCCTCATTGTCTACTGCTTTCTACCAGCCCTTTCCCTCTTCTCTGGCCAGTTCATCGTCCAAACGCTTAATGTCACATTTCTTACGTACCTTCTAATCATTACCCTCACATTGTGTATGCTTGCGGTGCTTGAGATCCGATGGTCTGGTATTGAATTAGAAGAGTGGTGGAGGAACGAACAATTCTGGCTGATTGGTGGTACAAGTGCTCATCTGGCTGCTGTTCTTCAAGGTCTACTAAAAGTTGTTGCTGGCATTGAAATTTCATTTACCTTGACATCGAAATCCGCTGGTGACGACGTAGATGACGAGTTTGCTGATCTCTACATTGTCAAATGGACATCTCTAATGATACCACCAATCACCATCATGATCACAAACTTAATTGCAATAGCAGTCGGGTTTAGCCGAACAATATATAGTGTTATACCGCAATGGAGCCGGTTGATCGGAGGCGTTTTCTTCAGTTTTTGGGTACTGGCTCATCTCTACCCTTTTGCTAAAGGGCTGATGGGAAGAAGAGGAAGGACTCCTACCATTGTTTTTGTGTGGTCAGGTCTCATTGCTATCACCATTTCTCTTCTTTGGGTAGCCATTAGTCCTCCAGCAGGAACTAATCAAATTGGAGGTTCTTTCACATTCCCTTAA
- the LOC103498348 gene encoding cellulose synthase-like protein D3 translates to MASKSFKLTRSNLSSTSDVSDAQKQPMPQTVTFARRTSSGRYVSYSRDDLDSELGSGDFTNYTVHIPPTPDNQPMDPSISQKVEEQYVSNSLFTGGFNSVTRAHLMDKVIESEATHPQMAGTKGSSCQVPGCDAKVMSDERGNDILPCECDFKICRDCYVDEVKSGNGICPGCKEPYKNKDIDEITAEHGRPLPLPPTRTMSKGERRLSLMKSTKSMMVRSQTGVGDFDHNRWLFETKGTYGYGNAIWPKDGVTGNGNDKDDEAGEPKEFMNKPWRPLTRKLKIRAAVLSPYRLLILVRMVVLGFFLAWRVRHPNTDAYWLWAMSVVCELWFAFSWLLDQLPKLCPVNRATDLNVLKDKFETPSPSNPTGKSDLPGIDVFVSTADPEKEPPLVTANTILSILAADYPVEKLACYVSDDGGALLTFEAMAEAASFANTWVPFCRKHDIEPRNPESYFNLKRDPFKNKVRSDFVKDRRRVKREYDEFKVRINGLPDSIRRRSDAYHAREEIKAMKRQRQNVGDNEPLETIKIPKATWMADGTHWPGTWMQPSAEHSKGDHAGIIQVMLKPPSDEPLHGTADETKLLDLSDVDIRLPLLVYVSREKRPGYDHNKKAGAMNALVRASAIMSNGPFILNLDCDHYIYNSQAMREGMCFMMDRGGDRICYVQFPQRFEGIDPSDRYANHNTVFFDVNMRALDGLQGPVYVGTGCLFRRIALYGFDPHRSKEQHPGCCSCCFGKRKRHTSISNNPEEHRGLRMGDSDDEEMDLSLFPKRFGNSAFLVDSIPIAEFQGRPLADHPAVKYGRPPGALTIPRELLDASTVAEAISVISCWYEDKTEWGQRVGWIYGSVTEDVVTGYRMHNRGWKSIYCVTKRDAFRGTAPINLTDRLHQVLRWATGSVEIFFSRNNALLASPRMKILQRIAYLNVGIYPFTSIFLIVYCFLPALSLFSGQFIVQTLNVTFLTYLLVITITLCLLAVLEIKWSGIELEEWWRNEQFWLIGGTSAHLAAVLQGLLKVIAGIEISFTLTSKSAGDDVDDEFADLYIVKWTSLMIPPITIMMINLIAIAVGVSRTIYSTIPQWSRLIGGVFFSFWVLAHLYPFAKGLMGRRGRTPTIVFVWSGLLAITISLLWVAISPPGDTNQIGGSFSFP, encoded by the exons ATGGCGTCTAAGTCATTTAAGCTGACTCGTTCAAATCTATCATCAACTTCTGATGTGTCTGATGCACAGAAGCAGCCAATGCCGCAGACTGTAACTTTTGCTCGAAGAACTTCGTCTGGTCGATATGTTAGCTATTCGAGGGATGATCTTGATAGTGAACTTGGGAGTGGTGACTTTACAAACTACACAGTGCATATACCGCCAACACCTGACAATCAGCCGATGGATCCATCCATCTCACAGAAGGTTGAAGAGCAATACGTCTCGAATTCGCTTTTTACAGGAGGATTTAATAGCGTGACACGAGCTCATCTTATGGATAAGGTAATTGAATCTGAAGCAACCCATCCTCAAATGGCTGGCACAAAAGGATCTTCCTGTCAAGTACCAGGGTGCGATGCAAAAGTTATGAGTGATGAACGTGGTAACGACATTCTCCCCTGTGAGTGCGACTTCAAGATATGTCGAGATTGCTATGTGGATGAAGTTAAATCAGGGAATGGGATATGCCCTGGTTGCAAGGAGCCTTATAAGAACAAAGATATTGATGAAATAACTGCTGAACATGGGCGTCCCCTGCCACTTCCTCCCACACGCACAATGTCAAAGGGCGAGAGAAGATTGTCATTAATGAAATCAACAAAGTCCATGATGGTGAGGAGTCAAACTGGAGTTGGAGATTTTGATCATAATAGGTGGCTTTTTGAAACAAAGGGTACTTACGGGTATGGAAATGCGATATGGCCAAAGGATGGGGTTACAGGAAATGGAAATGATAAAGATGATGAGGCTGGTGAGCCAAAAGAATTTATGAACAAACCTTGGAGGCCATTGACACGGAAGCTTAAAATTCGTGCTGCTGTTCTCAGCCCGTATAG GCTTCTAATTCTTGTTCGTATGGTTGTTCTTGGATTTTTTTTGGCTTGGAGGGTTCGGCATCCAAACACAGATGCATATTGGTTGTGGGCAATGTCAGTTGTATGTGAACTATGGTTTGCTTTTTCTTGGCTTCTAGATCAATTGCCCAAGCTTTGCCCTGTTAATCGGGCCACAGATCTTAATGTTCTGAAGGATAAGTTTGAAACACCTAGCCCTAGTAATCCTACTGGAAAATCTGATCTTCCAGGAATAGATGTCTTTGTTTCTACTGCAGACCCAGAAAAAGAGCCTCCTCTCGTCACTGCAAACACAATCTTGTCAATTTTAGCTGCCGACTATCCTGTTGAAAAGCTTGCTTGCTACGTTTCAGATGACGGAGGTGCACTTCTAACTTTTGAGGCCATGGCAGAAGCAGCAAGTTTTGCTAACACATGGGTTCCTTTCTGTCGAAAACACGATATTGAACCTAGGAATCCTGAGTCTTACTTCAATCTGAAGAGAGATCCATTCAAGAATAAAGTGCGATCAGATTTTGTCAAGGATCGGAGACGTGTGAAACGTGAATACGATGAATTCAAGGTTCGCATAAATGGACTTCCTGATTCTATTCGTCGTCGATCTGATGCCTATCATGCAAGGGAGGAAATCAAAGCTATGAAGCGTCAGAGGCAAAATGTTGGTGACAATGAACCTCTGGAGACTATAAAAATCCCTAAAGCAACATGGATGGCCGATGGAACCCATTGGCCTGGAACTTGGATGCAACCTTCTGCCGAACACTCCAAGGGTGACCATGCTGGAATAATACAG GTGATGCTTAAACCTCCAAGTGATGAACCGCTACATGGCACTGCTGATGAAACTAAACTACTTGACCTATCGGATGTTGATATCCGTCTTCCTCTACTTGTTTATGTTTCTCGAGAAAAACGTCCTGGCTATGATCATAACAAAAAAGCAGGGGCCATGAATGCTCTAGTTCGTGCATCAGCTATTATGTCAAATGGACCATTTATCCTCAATCTTGATTGTGACCATTATATATACAACTCTCAGGCAATGAGAGAAGGAATGTGTTTCATGATGGACCGTGGAGGTGATCGTATTTGTTACGTTCAGTTCCCTCAAAGGTTTGAGGGCATTGATCCTTCAGACCGATATGCCAATCACAACACTGTGTTCTTTGACGTTAACATGCGAGCCCTTGATGGACTTCAAGGTCCAGTATATGTTGGAACAGGATGTCTCTTTAGAAGGATTGCTCTTTATGGTTTTGACCCTCATAGATCTAAAGAGCAGCACCCTGGTTGTTGTAGCTGCTGCTTCGGTAAACGTAAAAGACATACATCGATTTCAAATAACCCCGAAGAGCATCGTGGCCTAAGAATGGGTGACTCTGATGATGAAGAGATGGACCTATCCTTGTTCCCGAAAAGGTTTGGAAATTCTGCTTTTCTTGTTGATTCGATTCCAATTGCTGAGTTTCAAGGACGCCCATTAGCTGATCATCCAGCTGTGAAGTATGGACGTCCTCCCGGTGCTCTTACCATTCCTCGTGAGCTACTGGATGCATCAACTGTTGCAGAGGCGATCAGTGTCATTTCTTGTTGGTATGAAGATAAGACCGAATGGGGCCAACGGGTTGGCTGGATTTATGGATCTGTCACAGAAGATGTGGTCACTGGGTACAGGATGCATAATAGGGGATGGAAGTCCATTTACTGTGTGACTAAACGTGATGCTTTTCGTGGAACTGCACCGATCAATCTCACTGATAGGCTGCATCAAGTCCTCCGGTGGGCTACCGGGTCAGTGGAGATTttcttctccagaaataatgCACTCTTGGCTAGTCCAAGAATGAAGATTTTGCAAAGAATAGCCTACCTTAACGTTGGAATCTACCCTTTCACTTCCATCTTCCTCATAGTCTACTGTTTCCTCCCTGCACTTTCCTTATTTTCGGGGCAATTTATAGTTCAGACTCTCAACGTCACTTTCCTCACCTATCTTTTAGTCATCACCATCACTCTATGCCTGCTTGCTGTTCTTGAAATTAAATGGTCTGGCATTGAATTAGAAGAGTGGTGGAGAAATGAGCAGTTTTGGTTGATTGGAGGTACCAGTGCTCATCTTGCTGCTGTGCTTCAAGGTTTGCTAAAAGTCATTGCTGGGATTGAAATTTCTTTCACCTTGACATCCAAATCAGCTGGTGATGATGTAGATGACGAATTTGCGGATCTCTACATCGTGAAGTGGACCTCCCTCATGATTCCACCTATCACAATCATGATGATTAACCTAATCGCCATTGCGGTTGGGGTCAGTCGCACAATCTACAGTACAATTCCACAATGGAGTCGCTTGATAGGTGGCGTTTTCTTCAGTTTCTGGGTTCTTGCTCATCTCTACCCCTTCGCCAAGGGGCTCAtgggaagaagaggaagaacaCCGACCATTGTTTTCGTGTGGTCGGGACTTCTCGCCATCACTATCTCCCTCCTCTGGGTGGCCATTAGCCCCCCAGGTGATACAAATCAAATCGGAGGTTCGTTCTCTTTCCCTTGA